The Porphyrobacter sp. HT-58-2 genome segment TGACGCGCCGCGCTCACCCGATCGGCGAGCGCCCCTCCCCGCAGATCAACCGCTCCTTGAGCAAGAGGGGGACGCGCGCGGCCCGGAGCGCAGGAATGCACCAAGAGCGCGCGCGCCGGGGCGGAGGGTAGAGGGGCTGTGGGGGTGTAGGAAAGTGGCAGCACCGCCGAGGTGCTTATTTCCGACTGAGTTCCTCAATCTAGGAAATTGGCCTACGCTGCGCGATAACTCTCTAGGACCACGCTATTTTCAAGCGTGTCACCAAACAATCGCATTAACGCGATCGTTTCACTAGAAACTTGATGCAAGTCCTGCATCTCGATCAATGTTCCCTCCCCATGCGCAATCGAGTTTCGCCTCTTCAAGAGAACTACGTCTATGAAGGTCGACTTTTCCGAAAACGGCTCGCTATCAATTCCGCAAACTAAGCAAATATCTTTAAATACTTCAAAGTTTAAATTTGACCTCGTGCTAACGAGATCAGCGTTTACCCGGGTGAACCTGACATCGGACGATGATAAAACATCGTCTATAATCTGACAGCGTTCAGCAAACGATTTACTACTACTTTCGAGGCGCGGCAAAAAATAATTTCTTAAAAATTGACGATCCAAATCTTTATATGGAAATTTCCTAAGTGAAATGTGCTCAAGGTACCTTTTTGCAGCAAAACGTACATATCCTTCCCAATGGGCGTAACATATAGTCACAAGCGCACGCAGAAGAACTCTTTTTTCCAGAGCGTCTGCGCGCTGGATGGCCGCAACGAGGTCAGATACTTCCCTGATGCGCCAATTTCTGTCCTCAACAATCTG includes the following:
- a CDS encoding MAE_28990/MAE_18760 family HEPN-like nuclease, producing MSKPYTAADFGRQIVEDRNWRIREVSDLVAAIQRADALEKRVLLRALVTICYAHWEGYVRFAAKRYLEHISLRKFPYKDLDRQFLRNYFLPRLESSSKSFAERCQIIDDVLSSSDVRFTRVNADLVSTRSNLNFEVFKDICLVCGIDSEPFSEKSTFIDVVLLKRRNSIAHGEGTLIEMQDLHQVSSETIALMRLFGDTLENSVVLESYRAA